In the Nicotiana tabacum cultivar K326 chromosome 16, ASM71507v2, whole genome shotgun sequence genome, one interval contains:
- the LOC142161805 gene encoding glutamyl-tRNA reductase 1, chloroplastic-like: MAIPTAFSGAKLESLSSSATSPAPIGLFSHPGRVRRLPIQKGLFNLGIRCVVAASDVLSQSQNSENVTSSSSLSALEQLKTSAADRYTKERSSIVVIGLSIHTTPVEIREKLAIPEAEWPRAIGELCNLNHIEEAAVLSTCNRMEIYVVALSQHRGVKEVTEWMSKTSGVPVTEICKHRFLLYNNDATQHLFEVSAGLDSLVLGEGQILAQVKQVVKVGQGVTGFGRNISGLFKHAITVGKRVRTETNIAAGAVSVSSAAVELALMKLPESSHASARMLVIGAGKMGKLVIKHLVAKGCTRMVVVNRTEERVSAIREEIKDVEIIYKPLSEMLNSAAEADVIFTSTASETPLFLKEHVLDLPAVAASVGGLRLFVDISVPRNVGACVNELENARVYNVDDLKEVVAANKEDRLRKAMEAQAIISEESKQFEAWRDSLETVPTIKKLRAYAERLRVAELEKCMSKMGDDISKKTRKAVDDLSRGIVNKLLHGPMQHLRCDGSDSRTLSETLENMHALNRMFNLETDISVLEQKIRAKVEQTQK; encoded by the exons ATGGCTATTCCAACCGCATTTTCCGGTGCCAAGCTCGAGTCTTTATCATCATCGGCAACTTCTCCGGCGCCTATCGGGTTGTTCTCCCATCCGGGTCGGGTCAGACGATTGCCAATTCAGAAGGGGTTGTTTAATTTAGGGATTAGGTGTGTGGTGGCAGCATCTGATGTTTTGAGTCAAAGTCAAAATTCCGAAAATGTGACTTCATCTTCCAGCCTTTCTGCTCTTGAACAGCTCAAAACCTCAGCTGCAGACA GATATACCAAGGAAAGGAGCAGTATTGTTGTCATTGGGCTCAGTATCCACACTACACCTGTTGAAATACGTGAAAAACTGGCAATTCCTGAAGCAGAGTGGCCGAGAGCTATTGGGGAGCTCTGCAATTTGAATCATATTGAAGAAGCTGCAGTTCTTAGCACCTGTAACAGGATGGAGATCTATGTTGTGGCTCTTTCTCAACATCGTGGCGTTAAAGAAGTTACCGAATGGATGTCAAAG ACAAGTGGAGTACCTGTTACAGAGATTTGTAAGCACCGCTTTTTACTGTACAACAATGATGCTACACAGCACCTCTTTGAAGTATCAGCTGGGCTAGACTCCTTGGTCTTAGGGGAAGGTCAAATCCTTGCTCAAGTCAAGCAAGTAGTCAAGGTTGGTCAAGGAGTTACGGGCTTCGGAAGGAACATAAGTGGGCTATTCAAGCATGCAATCACTGTCGGAAAGAGGGTTAGAACTGAAACAAACATTGCAGCAGGGGCAGTTTCTGTTAGTTCAGCTGCTGTGGAGTTGGCTTTGATGAAGCTTCCTGAATCCTCCCACGCTAGTGCTAGGATGCTAGTTATTGGAGCAGGCAAGATGGGGAAGCTTGTGATCAAGCACTTGGTAGCTAAGGGATGCACAAGGATGGTCGTCGTAAACAGAACTGAGGAAAGAGTTTCTGCCATTCGTGAAGAGATTAAAGATGTTGAGATAATCTACAAGCCCCTCAGTGAAATGCTTAACAGTGCTGCTGAAGCTGATGTTATCTTCACAAGCACTGCATCGGAAACCCCGCTGTTTCTGAAAGAACATGTGCTGGATCTTCCAGCTGTTGCTGCAAGTGTTGGGGGTTTAAGGCTTTTCGTCGACATCTCAGTTCCTAGGAATGTGGGTGCTTGTGTGAACGAGCTAGAGAATGCACGAGTGTACAATGTGGATGATCTAAAGGAGGTTGTGGCAGCTAATAAGGAGGACCGCCTTCGAAAAGCAATGGAAGCTCAGGCAATTATTTCTGAGGAATCCAAACAGTTTGAAGCTTGGAGGGATTCCCTGGAGACTGTTCCCACCATCAAGAAACTGAGGGCTTATGCTGAAAGACTAAGGGTTGCTGAACTGGAGAAGTGCATGTCAAAAATGGGCGATGATATCTCAAAGAAGACAAGGAAGGCTGTCGATGATCTTAGTCGCGGTATAGTTAACAAGCTCCTTCATGGTCCCATGCAACACTTAAGATGCGATGGAAGTGACAGCCGCACATTGAGTGAGACCCTTGAGAATATGCACGCGCTAAATAGGATGTTCAACCTTGAGACAGATATATCAGTATTGGAACAAAAAATTCGAGCTAAAGTGGAGCAAACTCAAAAATAA